Proteins encoded within one genomic window of Kibdelosporangium phytohabitans:
- a CDS encoding ABC transporter permease subunit — MRWVLALVLAALVAFPLVAPDATYEHTVVLLAFLVAIQAVSWNVISGFAGYISLGHGVFLGIGAYTAGILSTKWEVNPLVLAPLSGVVAVAVALLVGSVVLRAKGPAFVIITIAMLLGCQVLAVNLPAVTNGSDGITLALPGWGRDVGNIPFYYMFLGLGVLAFCFSAWIRRTKFGTGLVAIREDEGKAAAVGIPTTLYKNLAYAASAFFVGVAGAVYAYFLTFLNPLGAFNILSSVTVVLAALVGGKGTLWGPVVGAFVVSFAGEAATVYGGGSQSRLLLFGVALVIIVLFLPDGLLPTLRRRFARCREVEYTGHSPVTPVTVAARVPAEPPETGPLLEVRGVHKAFGGLTAVDDVSLAVPAGSITALIGPNGSGKTTLFNLVSGTGGAHTGEIWFDGERIDGLSPPARAHRGLGRTFQLTRLFRSMTVLENVVAPLAEFSPRVLASGAVSGHEADRARELLGFVGLGRFEAEQAGALSYGQQKLVELAQVMMLQPRLVLLDEPAGGVNPALVERMTDIIRAAHLQGVTFLVVEHDIPLVLDLCDPVFVLDRGKVIASGAPSDVREDPAVLDAYLGGASR; from the coding sequence ATGAGGTGGGTTCTCGCGCTCGTGCTGGCCGCGCTGGTCGCGTTCCCTCTGGTCGCGCCCGATGCCACCTATGAGCACACGGTTGTGCTGTTGGCGTTCCTGGTGGCGATTCAGGCCGTCAGCTGGAACGTCATATCCGGGTTCGCCGGGTATATTTCGTTGGGGCACGGTGTGTTCCTCGGAATCGGTGCCTACACGGCCGGTATTCTGTCCACCAAGTGGGAGGTCAACCCGCTGGTGCTCGCGCCGCTGTCCGGTGTGGTCGCCGTCGCGGTCGCGTTGCTCGTGGGCAGCGTCGTGTTGCGCGCCAAGGGGCCCGCCTTCGTGATCATCACGATCGCGATGCTGCTGGGTTGCCAGGTGCTGGCGGTCAACCTGCCTGCCGTGACCAACGGGTCCGACGGCATCACCTTGGCGCTGCCGGGCTGGGGCCGGGATGTCGGCAACATCCCGTTCTACTACATGTTCCTCGGCTTGGGTGTGCTGGCGTTCTGCTTCAGTGCGTGGATCCGGCGGACGAAGTTCGGCACGGGTCTGGTGGCGATCCGTGAGGACGAGGGCAAGGCCGCCGCTGTCGGCATTCCCACCACGCTGTACAAGAACCTCGCCTACGCTGCCAGCGCCTTCTTCGTCGGTGTCGCGGGCGCGGTCTACGCGTACTTCCTGACGTTCCTCAATCCTTTGGGCGCTTTCAACATCCTCAGCAGCGTCACGGTCGTGCTCGCCGCGCTTGTGGGCGGCAAGGGCACGCTGTGGGGGCCGGTCGTCGGTGCTTTCGTCGTCTCTTTCGCGGGTGAGGCGGCGACCGTCTACGGTGGTGGATCCCAGAGTCGTCTGCTGCTGTTCGGTGTGGCGCTGGTGATCATCGTGTTGTTCCTGCCGGACGGGCTGCTGCCGACCTTGCGTCGCCGGTTCGCCAGGTGCCGTGAAGTCGAGTACACCGGCCACAGTCCGGTCACTCCGGTCACTGTGGCCGCCCGTGTGCCCGCCGAGCCGCCGGAAACCGGTCCGTTGCTGGAAGTCCGGGGTGTGCACAAGGCTTTCGGTGGTCTGACTGCCGTCGATGACGTCAGTCTCGCTGTTCCCGCCGGCTCGATCACCGCGTTGATCGGGCCGAACGGATCCGGGAAGACCACCCTGTTCAACCTGGTCAGCGGCACCGGCGGCGCTCACACCGGGGAGATCTGGTTCGACGGCGAGCGGATCGACGGCCTGTCGCCGCCGGCGCGGGCACATCGGGGGCTCGGCCGGACCTTCCAGCTGACCCGCTTGTTCAGGAGCATGACTGTGCTGGAGAACGTCGTCGCTCCGCTGGCGGAGTTCTCGCCGCGTGTGCTCGCCTCCGGCGCGGTCTCCGGGCATGAGGCCGACCGTGCTCGGGAGCTGCTGGGTTTCGTCGGGCTTGGCCGGTTCGAGGCTGAACAAGCCGGAGCTTTGTCCTACGGCCAGCAGAAGCTCGTGGAGCTGGCGCAGGTGATGATGCTCCAGCCGCGCTTGGTCCTGCTCGACGAACCGGCGGGCGGGGTGAATCCGGCTCTGGTCGAGAGGATGACGGACATCATCCGTGCTGCCCACCTGCAGGGCGTCACTTTCCTCGTGGTGGAGCACGACATTCCGCTGGTGCTCGATCTGTGCGACCCGGTTTTCGTGCTGGACCGGGGCAAGGTGATCGCTTCGGGCGCGCCTTCGGATGTTCGCGAGGATCCGGCGGTGCTGGACGCCTACCTCGGTGGGGCGAGTCGCTGA
- a CDS encoding branched-chain amino acid ABC transporter permease produces the protein MTQAVQTVVLGLLIGGVYALMAAGLTLVFGIMGIVNVAQGAFLVLIAMLTWKAWQLTGIDPILLALATTPLMFGLGWVLYRLVIVRVRGTSPAMSMLLTFGIALTIEGLLNVTAGNYFRSATPPYFAQSFTIGSVVLPKAQVYGCLAALLVLGLLHLVLNRTWTGRAIRATAQNPSGAALVGISASSVAALSFAIGAATAGAGGSILAVLYPFFPASHYDWIAKLLGIIVLGGMGSLRGAWVGALILGLAETFTATYGSPRWSTVVFYAVILLVLIVRPHGLFGTRLREDAVA, from the coding sequence ATGACACAAGCTGTGCAGACCGTCGTACTGGGCTTGCTGATCGGCGGGGTGTACGCCCTGATGGCGGCCGGGCTCACGCTGGTCTTCGGCATCATGGGCATCGTCAACGTCGCGCAGGGCGCGTTCCTCGTGCTGATCGCGATGCTGACGTGGAAGGCGTGGCAGCTGACCGGGATCGACCCGATCCTGCTGGCGCTGGCCACCACGCCGCTGATGTTCGGCCTCGGCTGGGTGCTGTACCGGCTGGTGATCGTGCGGGTTCGCGGCACCAGCCCGGCCATGTCGATGCTGCTGACGTTCGGGATCGCCCTGACCATCGAGGGCCTGCTGAACGTGACCGCGGGCAACTACTTCCGGTCAGCCACACCGCCGTACTTCGCGCAGTCGTTCACGATCGGCTCGGTGGTGCTACCCAAGGCCCAGGTGTACGGCTGTCTCGCCGCGCTGCTCGTGCTCGGCCTGCTTCACCTGGTGCTCAACAGGACGTGGACCGGCCGTGCCATCCGTGCGACCGCGCAGAACCCGTCCGGTGCCGCGCTGGTGGGGATCAGTGCGTCGTCGGTCGCCGCGCTGTCGTTCGCGATCGGCGCGGCGACGGCGGGCGCGGGTGGGTCGATCCTGGCCGTGCTGTACCCGTTCTTCCCGGCGTCGCACTACGACTGGATCGCCAAACTGCTGGGCATCATCGTGCTCGGCGGGATGGGATCGCTGCGGGGCGCGTGGGTGGGGGCGTTGATCCTCGGCCTCGCCGAGACGTTCACCGCGACCTACGGTTCGCCGAGGTGGTCCACAGTGGTCTTCTACGCGGTGATCCTGCTGGTGCTGATCGTTCGCCCGCACGGGCTTTTCGGGACCCGGTTGCGTGAGGACGCCGTCGCATGA
- a CDS encoding amino acid ABC transporter substrate-binding protein — MRERPARFRLRALVACAALLVTAGCSGSSQGSSGGSGPILIGTSLPLTGQFSQPGGEAKRGYEIWRDRVNAAGGMLGRQIDLRVTDDASNQDTIIADYTKLITQDRVDLLLGSFSSLLNYAASAVAERNRMLFVEPAGAAPNMFTRGFKMLFFAQPATAPHHADGITEWVKSLPEAQRPKTVAFMTQDDPFTRPAIESLRSQLEAAGLRTVYSTVYPANTTNFQPVASAIASKAPDLLAQGAQFEDGIGAVRALRQVGFSPKVFFQTNAPGNGNQYSDGVGKDATEGVFYSTSWSEAATTPVNTEFVQEYRKRFNGPPTEDAADAFAAGQVLQEAVTKVGRIDQVALADWLRANEVQTILGPLKWAANGEPQSSFMLAQWQNGKVEVVSPKGAATTDRIVFPKPAWP, encoded by the coding sequence ATGCGAGAACGACCCGCCCGGTTCAGGCTGCGTGCCCTCGTCGCGTGCGCGGCGTTGCTGGTCACCGCCGGGTGCAGTGGCTCGAGCCAGGGAAGCAGCGGCGGCAGCGGTCCGATCCTGATCGGCACCTCGTTGCCGCTCACCGGGCAGTTCTCCCAGCCCGGCGGCGAAGCCAAGCGCGGCTACGAGATCTGGCGCGACCGCGTCAACGCCGCGGGCGGCATGCTCGGCAGGCAGATCGACCTGCGCGTCACCGACGACGCCAGCAACCAGGACACGATCATCGCCGACTACACGAAACTGATCACACAGGACCGGGTGGACCTGTTGCTCGGCAGCTTCTCGTCGCTGCTGAACTACGCCGCTTCCGCTGTGGCCGAGCGCAACCGGATGCTGTTCGTCGAACCGGCCGGTGCCGCGCCGAACATGTTCACCCGCGGTTTCAAGATGCTGTTCTTCGCGCAGCCGGCGACAGCTCCGCACCACGCGGACGGCATCACGGAGTGGGTGAAGTCGTTGCCCGAAGCGCAACGGCCCAAGACCGTCGCGTTCATGACGCAGGATGACCCGTTCACCCGGCCTGCCATCGAGTCGCTGCGGAGCCAGCTCGAAGCGGCCGGGCTGCGGACCGTCTACTCGACCGTGTACCCGGCCAACACCACCAACTTCCAGCCGGTCGCGAGCGCGATCGCGAGCAAGGCGCCGGATCTGCTCGCGCAGGGCGCCCAGTTCGAGGACGGTATCGGCGCGGTCCGCGCGCTGCGGCAGGTCGGGTTCTCGCCGAAGGTCTTCTTCCAGACCAACGCGCCCGGCAACGGCAACCAGTACAGCGACGGCGTCGGCAAGGACGCGACCGAAGGCGTCTTCTACAGCACCAGTTGGAGCGAGGCCGCCACGACACCGGTGAACACCGAGTTCGTGCAGGAGTACCGCAAACGCTTCAACGGCCCGCCGACCGAGGACGCGGCCGACGCGTTCGCGGCGGGCCAGGTGCTGCAGGAGGCGGTGACCAAGGTCGGCCGGATCGACCAGGTCGCGTTGGCGGACTGGTTGCGCGCCAACGAGGTCCAGACGATCCTCGGGCCGCTCAAGTGGGCGGCCAACGGCGAGCCGCAGAGCTCGTTCATGCTGGCGCAGTGGCAGAACGGCAAGGTCGAGGTCGTCTCCCCGAAGGGGGCCGCCACCACGGACAGGATCGTGTTCCCCAAGCCGGCGTGGCCATGA